A single Hippopotamus amphibius kiboko isolate mHipAmp2 chromosome 5, mHipAmp2.hap2, whole genome shotgun sequence DNA region contains:
- the FAM83A gene encoding protein FAM83A isoform X1: MSWARHVGKIQKRLEDVKSQWVQPARADFSDNESARLATDALLDGGPEAYGQALSQEGEVDFLSSAEAQYIQARAKEPPCALETPGGAEAGSQGLDSCSLQSGTYFPVASEGSEPALLHTWASAEKPYLKEKSSATVYFQTDKHSNIRDLIRRCISRTSQVLAILMDVFTDVEILCDILEAANKRGVFVCVLLDQGGVKLFQEMCDKAQISDSHLKNISIRSVEGEVYCAKSGRKFAGQVQEKFIISDWRYVLCGSYSFTWLCGHVHRNILSKFTGQAVELFDEEFRHLYASSKPVMGLKSPRLAAPPQPRATPGRLSSSSCSASDRTSSNPFSSPSTGSNPQNRSRSTSSGPGSPLTSNPPLAPIFQPHHGPWGAPIPQAHFSPRPLDGLSALYSNLNAYRPTRLQLEQLGLVPRVAHTWRPFLQASPHF, encoded by the exons ATGAGCTGGGCGAGGCACGTGGGCAAGATCCAGAAACGCCTGGAAGATGTCAAGAGCCAGTGGGTCCAGCCGGCCAGGGCTGACTTCAGTGACAATGAGAGTGCCCGGCTGGCCACAGATGCCCTCTTGGATGGGGGCCCCGAGGCCTACGGCCAGGCGCTCAGCCAGGAGGGCGAGGTGGACTTCTTGTCCTCTGCGGAGGCCCAGTACATCCAGGCCCGGGCCAAGGAGCCCCCCTGTGCTCTTGAGACCCCAGGAGGGGCCGAGGCAGGCTCCCAGGGACTCGACTCCTGTTCCCTGCAATCAGGCACCTACTTCCCTGTGGCCTCAGAGGGCAGTGAACCGGCCCTGCTGCACACCTGGGCCTCAGCTGAGAAGCCCTACCTGAAGGAAAAGTCCAGCGCCACCGTGTACTTCCAGACGGACAAGCACAGCAACATCAGGGACCTCATCCGCCGCTGCATCAGCCGGACCAGCCAG GTCCTGGCCATCTTGATGGATGTGTTCACGGATGTGGAGATCTTGTGTGACATCCTAGAGGCGGCCAACAAGCGCGGGGTATTCGTCTGTGTGCTCCTGGACCAGGGAGGTGTGAAGCTCTTCCAGGAGATGTGTGACAAAGCCCAGATCTCTGACAGTCACCTCAAG aacatttccatccggAGCGTGGAAGGAGAGGTGTACTGCGCCAAATCAGGCAGGAAGTTCGCCGGCCAAGTCCAGGAGAAGTTCATCATCTCGGACTGGAGATACGTCCTGTGTGGATCGTACAG CTTCACCTGGCTCTGCGGACACGTGCACCGGAACATCCTCTCCAAGTTCACGGGCCAGGCGGTGGAGCTGTTTGACGAGGAGTTCCGCCACCTCTACGCCTCCTCCAAGCCCGTGATGGGCCTCAAGTCGCCCAGGCTGGCCGCACCCCCCCAGCCCAGAGCAACCCCCGGCCgcctcagcagcagcagctgctctGCCAGTGACCGCACATCCTCCAACCCCTTCAGCAGCCCGTCAACGGGCAGCAACCCCCAGAACCGGAGCCGGTCCACGTCCTCGGGGCCCGGCAGCCCCCTGACCTCAAACCCACCTCTGGCCCCCATATTCCAGCCCCATCATGGCCCCTGGGGGGCCCCGATCCCTCAGGCCCACTTCTCCCCGAGGCCCCTCGACGGCCTGTCCGCTCTCTACAGCAACCTCAACGCCTACAGGCCCACTCGGCTGCAGCTCGAGCAGCTTGGCCTGGTGCCCAGGGTGGCCCACACCTGGAGGCCATTTCTACAGGCCTCCCCGCATTTCTGA
- the FAM83A gene encoding protein FAM83A isoform X2, protein MSWARHVGKIQKRLEDVKSQWVQPARADFSDNESARLATDALLDGGPEAYGQALSQEGEVDFLSSAEAQYIQARAKEPPCALETPGGAEAGSQGLDSCSLQSGTYFPVASEGSEPALLHTWASAEKPYLKEKSSATVYFQTDKHSNIRDLIRRCISRTSQNISIRSVEGEVYCAKSGRKFAGQVQEKFIISDWRYVLCGSYSFTWLCGHVHRNILSKFTGQAVELFDEEFRHLYASSKPVMGLKSPRLAAPPQPRATPGRLSSSSCSASDRTSSNPFSSPSTGSNPQNRSRSTSSGPGSPLTSNPPLAPIFQPHHGPWGAPIPQAHFSPRPLDGLSALYSNLNAYRPTRLQLEQLGLVPRVAHTWRPFLQASPHF, encoded by the exons ATGAGCTGGGCGAGGCACGTGGGCAAGATCCAGAAACGCCTGGAAGATGTCAAGAGCCAGTGGGTCCAGCCGGCCAGGGCTGACTTCAGTGACAATGAGAGTGCCCGGCTGGCCACAGATGCCCTCTTGGATGGGGGCCCCGAGGCCTACGGCCAGGCGCTCAGCCAGGAGGGCGAGGTGGACTTCTTGTCCTCTGCGGAGGCCCAGTACATCCAGGCCCGGGCCAAGGAGCCCCCCTGTGCTCTTGAGACCCCAGGAGGGGCCGAGGCAGGCTCCCAGGGACTCGACTCCTGTTCCCTGCAATCAGGCACCTACTTCCCTGTGGCCTCAGAGGGCAGTGAACCGGCCCTGCTGCACACCTGGGCCTCAGCTGAGAAGCCCTACCTGAAGGAAAAGTCCAGCGCCACCGTGTACTTCCAGACGGACAAGCACAGCAACATCAGGGACCTCATCCGCCGCTGCATCAGCCGGACCAGCCAG aacatttccatccggAGCGTGGAAGGAGAGGTGTACTGCGCCAAATCAGGCAGGAAGTTCGCCGGCCAAGTCCAGGAGAAGTTCATCATCTCGGACTGGAGATACGTCCTGTGTGGATCGTACAG CTTCACCTGGCTCTGCGGACACGTGCACCGGAACATCCTCTCCAAGTTCACGGGCCAGGCGGTGGAGCTGTTTGACGAGGAGTTCCGCCACCTCTACGCCTCCTCCAAGCCCGTGATGGGCCTCAAGTCGCCCAGGCTGGCCGCACCCCCCCAGCCCAGAGCAACCCCCGGCCgcctcagcagcagcagctgctctGCCAGTGACCGCACATCCTCCAACCCCTTCAGCAGCCCGTCAACGGGCAGCAACCCCCAGAACCGGAGCCGGTCCACGTCCTCGGGGCCCGGCAGCCCCCTGACCTCAAACCCACCTCTGGCCCCCATATTCCAGCCCCATCATGGCCCCTGGGGGGCCCCGATCCCTCAGGCCCACTTCTCCCCGAGGCCCCTCGACGGCCTGTCCGCTCTCTACAGCAACCTCAACGCCTACAGGCCCACTCGGCTGCAGCTCGAGCAGCTTGGCCTGGTGCCCAGGGTGGCCCACACCTGGAGGCCATTTCTACAGGCCTCCCCGCATTTCTGA